In Myxococcota bacterium, one genomic interval encodes:
- a CDS encoding alpha/beta fold hydrolase — protein MPTLERDGTHLYYEVHGSGPAILLTHGFSATSQMWAPQIEALSREHTLVLWDLCGHGRSGAPEQTLRYREAPVVADLEALLDQVGADRAVVGGLSLGGYLSLAFALDHPNRVAGLLIIDTGPGFKRDDKREEWNAMMLEHADAIATRGFDALLGNGDPRLGSHSATRGLELAARHMLVQHSPRVIEGLPRLDVPALVVVGAEDTSFRAAADYMAQELPRATKAVIEDAGHTVNLDQPEVFDRVVLDFLESHGL, from the coding sequence ATGCCGACGCTCGAGCGTGACGGAACGCATCTGTACTACGAGGTCCACGGCAGCGGGCCCGCGATTCTGTTGACCCACGGCTTCAGCGCGACGTCACAGATGTGGGCCCCCCAGATCGAAGCGCTCTCGCGGGAACACACCCTCGTGCTCTGGGATCTCTGCGGCCACGGCAGGAGCGGCGCTCCGGAGCAGACCTTGCGCTACCGCGAAGCGCCGGTCGTGGCCGACCTGGAGGCTCTCCTCGATCAGGTGGGCGCAGACCGGGCCGTGGTCGGGGGGCTGTCGCTCGGCGGATACCTCTCACTCGCCTTCGCGCTCGATCACCCGAACCGTGTGGCCGGGCTGTTGATCATCGACACCGGGCCCGGTTTCAAGCGCGACGACAAGCGGGAAGAGTGGAACGCGATGATGCTCGAACACGCCGACGCCATCGCGACGCGCGGCTTCGACGCGCTGCTCGGCAACGGAGATCCCCGCCTGGGGTCCCACTCGGCCACGCGGGGGCTCGAACTCGCGGCGCGCCACATGCTCGTTCAACACTCGCCCAGGGTGATCGAGGGGCTCCCGCGCCTCGACGTGCCGGCGCTCGTCGTGGTGGGCGCCGAAGACACCTCCTTCCGCGCGGCCGCCGACTACATGGCGCAGGAGCTCCCGCGCGCGACGAAGGCGGTCATCGAGGACGCCGGTCACACGGTCAACCTCGACCAGCCCGAAGTCTTCGACCGGGTGGTGCTGGACTTCCTCGAGAGCCACGGCCTCTGA
- a CDS encoding TonB-dependent receptor, translated as MLRVSHWLALVVSVCLTSAIARAHEPDPDADLIVVEGRSSQTATTRQVVPSEHFALRPLESGGQMLEAVPGALTAQHTGGGKAEQYFLRGFDADHGTDLAVYFDGVPINLRSHAHGQGFLDLHFVTKEGIDRLDVQKGPYSPRFGDFATAATIEYRPLVRADESSLKLEGGEFDTLRGVGVLSADLPDVDNLLTFEAYRTDGPFRNDEDLERFSVFASAGVEIMPDLRLSGHVLGYVAEWNASGLVPERLVESDQLPRFGSLDPTEGGESGRAQAKLQLDWDAGGATRFFTNAYAVYYELDLFSNFTFFQNDTAAGDGILQTDRRIQAGGRSELSHVFDFWGTPKLDLGFEWRLDDADVRLGTQTRRQRTGFSNDDEIVEATLAPYVQLEFSPLPWIDWVGGLRYETLLFDVESRRTSGPNGAGHDDLWLPKAALVLAPFSEEGVLPCEFGALRQLELFGHFGIGFHSNDARLAAASGRDSVLAQATGAEVGLGTILFDRLHVSADAFWLELEDELVFVGDEGATESSGRSRRLGIEAAAQLFLTSWLYARGDLAYVEARTTRDEVPIPQAPRFVAKGAVGAQWEGFSIEMSGRHLGERYATETFNDPRLSDYTVFDLGAAYRRGPFEVGIAVENLTDTEWRSSEFFFASCARSEVGVDPLRCPAAGGGPGVPDFHFSPGNRRNVRGWIRVAF; from the coding sequence GTGCTTCGCGTTTCCCACTGGCTGGCCCTGGTCGTCTCCGTTTGCCTGACGAGTGCAATCGCGCGGGCGCACGAACCGGACCCGGATGCGGACCTGATCGTCGTCGAGGGCCGAAGCAGCCAGACGGCGACGACCCGGCAGGTGGTTCCCTCCGAGCACTTCGCCCTGAGGCCCTTGGAGAGTGGGGGCCAGATGCTCGAAGCCGTGCCCGGCGCTCTCACTGCCCAGCACACCGGCGGCGGCAAGGCCGAGCAGTACTTCCTGCGCGGCTTCGACGCCGACCACGGCACCGACCTCGCCGTCTACTTCGATGGCGTACCGATCAACCTGCGATCCCACGCGCATGGCCAGGGCTTCCTCGACCTCCACTTCGTCACCAAAGAAGGCATCGACCGGCTCGACGTGCAGAAGGGACCCTACTCGCCGCGCTTCGGTGACTTCGCGACGGCGGCAACGATCGAGTACCGGCCGCTCGTGCGCGCCGACGAGTCGAGCCTGAAGCTCGAGGGCGGTGAGTTCGACACGTTGCGAGGCGTCGGCGTCCTGAGCGCCGACCTGCCGGACGTCGACAACTTGCTGACCTTCGAGGCCTACCGCACTGACGGCCCCTTCCGGAACGACGAGGACCTCGAGCGCTTCTCGGTCTTCGCGAGTGCCGGCGTCGAGATCATGCCGGACCTGCGCCTGTCGGGACACGTGCTCGGCTACGTCGCCGAGTGGAATGCGTCCGGGCTGGTCCCCGAGCGGCTCGTCGAGAGCGACCAGCTCCCGCGCTTTGGCTCCCTCGACCCCACCGAGGGTGGGGAGTCGGGTCGCGCCCAGGCGAAGCTACAGCTCGACTGGGACGCCGGTGGCGCGACGCGCTTCTTCACCAACGCCTACGCCGTCTACTACGAACTCGACCTCTTCTCGAACTTCACCTTCTTCCAGAACGACACCGCCGCGGGCGACGGGATCCTTCAGACCGACCGCCGCATCCAGGCCGGAGGCCGCAGCGAGCTCTCCCATGTCTTCGACTTCTGGGGGACACCGAAGCTGGACCTCGGCTTCGAGTGGCGCCTCGACGATGCGGATGTACGCCTGGGCACCCAGACCCGACGCCAGCGCACCGGTTTCTCGAACGACGACGAGATCGTCGAGGCGACCCTCGCACCCTACGTACAACTCGAGTTCTCGCCGCTCCCCTGGATCGATTGGGTGGGCGGGCTGCGCTACGAGACGCTGCTCTTCGACGTGGAGTCCCGACGCACGAGCGGCCCGAACGGCGCCGGGCACGACGACCTTTGGCTCCCGAAGGCGGCGCTGGTGCTCGCCCCGTTCTCGGAGGAAGGCGTGCTGCCGTGCGAATTCGGAGCGTTGCGCCAGCTCGAGCTCTTCGGCCACTTCGGCATTGGCTTCCACTCGAACGACGCCCGGCTCGCTGCCGCGTCCGGGCGCGACAGCGTGCTCGCGCAGGCGACCGGCGCCGAGGTCGGGCTCGGCACCATCCTCTTCGATCGGCTGCATGTGTCGGCGGACGCCTTCTGGCTCGAGCTGGAGGACGAGCTGGTCTTCGTGGGCGACGAAGGCGCCACCGAGAGCAGTGGGCGCAGCCGACGCCTGGGCATCGAAGCGGCAGCCCAGCTGTTCTTGACGTCGTGGCTCTACGCACGTGGGGATCTGGCGTACGTCGAGGCGCGCACCACCCGCGACGAGGTCCCCATCCCCCAGGCGCCGCGCTTCGTCGCGAAGGGCGCTGTCGGTGCGCAGTGGGAAGGATTCAGCATCGAGATGAGCGGACGCCATCTCGGCGAACGCTATGCGACCGAGACCTTCAACGATCCGCGCCTCTCGGACTACACCGTGTTCGATCTGGGCGCCGCCTACCGGCGCGGACCGTTCGAGGTGGGCATCGCCGTCGAGAACCTGACCGACACGGAGTGGCGCAGTTCCGAGTTCTTCTTCGCTTCGTGCGCGCGGTCGGAAGTCGGCGTCGACCCACTACGCTGTCCCGCCGCAGGCGGGGGACCCGGTGTTCCGGACTTCCACTTCTCGCCCGGCAACCGACGCAATGTTCGCGGCTGGATCCGAGTCGCGTTCTAG
- a CDS encoding DUF3556 domain-containing protein, with the protein MPNEEASLANDLPPYDPARVVNAPFPERVRLACTTWANESPNRVDVMALYWGKYLFALIGGWAFWCSFNEGYPGFFQFADWAFTNEAFKKAMVWSMCWELFGFGCGWGPMNARFEKWFGGYRHFARPGTIKLPLFRGAPLIGDDTRNWLDVGIYLLTQVLLLRVLFAPEATAELLLPCFVFVALQGVLDKTLFLVARYEHYWVVLGCLALASANDLWIAGAKVTWSFIWIWAAVSKWNSHFPSVIMFMMNNGPFFPKFLKKNLFRSFPDDLRPSKFAEGMAFFGHVSEFSIPFILLLASVTGNEWILLGACILFTGFHSFIGLNNPNGMPVEWNILMIYGGWFLFWFHPEASVFDMTQMPVLLGALLFSLVVVPTFGNFVPSRVSFLPSMRYYAGNWAYNIWLFKKGDAVEKLKKLKKTSGTVNEQLVDLVEDPTELEFAKAMMCVSRFMHFQGRPLLEALPVAVDDIEDYDWYEGEVLGGTILGWNFGDGHLNGEQLLRAIQPICEFEPGELRVISVESQPLFGSTMHWRVYDAADDKIAEGHTKLSDYTEHQPWPTGDVARALSNPAT; encoded by the coding sequence ATGCCCAACGAAGAAGCCAGTCTCGCCAACGACCTGCCCCCCTACGATCCCGCACGCGTCGTGAACGCGCCGTTCCCCGAGCGCGTGCGTCTCGCGTGTACGACCTGGGCGAACGAGAGCCCGAACCGCGTCGACGTGATGGCGCTCTACTGGGGGAAGTACCTCTTCGCACTGATCGGCGGTTGGGCCTTCTGGTGCAGCTTCAACGAGGGCTATCCGGGCTTCTTCCAGTTCGCCGACTGGGCGTTCACGAACGAGGCGTTCAAGAAGGCGATGGTCTGGTCGATGTGCTGGGAGCTCTTCGGCTTCGGCTGCGGCTGGGGTCCGATGAACGCGCGCTTCGAGAAGTGGTTCGGTGGCTATCGACACTTCGCGCGGCCCGGGACCATCAAGCTGCCGCTCTTCCGCGGCGCGCCGCTGATCGGCGACGACACCCGGAACTGGCTCGACGTCGGCATCTACCTGCTGACCCAGGTCTTGCTGCTCCGCGTCCTGTTCGCCCCCGAAGCGACAGCGGAGCTCCTGCTGCCCTGCTTCGTTTTCGTGGCCCTGCAGGGCGTGCTCGACAAGACGCTCTTCCTGGTGGCGCGCTACGAGCACTACTGGGTGGTGCTCGGCTGCCTGGCGCTCGCCTCGGCGAACGACCTCTGGATCGCCGGCGCGAAGGTCACGTGGTCCTTCATCTGGATCTGGGCCGCCGTGTCGAAATGGAACAGCCATTTCCCGTCGGTGATCATGTTCATGATGAACAACGGGCCCTTCTTCCCGAAGTTCCTCAAGAAGAACCTGTTCCGCAGCTTCCCCGACGATCTCCGGCCCTCGAAGTTCGCCGAGGGCATGGCCTTCTTCGGCCACGTCTCCGAGTTCTCGATCCCGTTCATCCTGCTCCTGGCGAGCGTCACCGGGAACGAGTGGATCCTCCTCGGCGCCTGCATTCTCTTCACCGGCTTCCACTCCTTCATCGGGCTCAACAACCCGAACGGCATGCCCGTCGAGTGGAACATCCTGATGATCTACGGCGGCTGGTTCCTGTTCTGGTTCCACCCGGAGGCCTCGGTCTTCGACATGACCCAGATGCCGGTGCTGCTGGGTGCCCTGCTCTTCTCGCTGGTGGTGGTGCCGACCTTCGGCAACTTCGTCCCGTCGCGTGTCTCGTTCCTGCCGTCCATGCGGTACTACGCGGGGAACTGGGCCTACAACATCTGGCTCTTCAAGAAGGGCGACGCCGTCGAGAAGCTCAAGAAGCTGAAGAAGACGTCGGGCACCGTGAACGAGCAGCTCGTGGATCTCGTCGAGGACCCGACCGAGCTCGAGTTCGCGAAGGCCATGATGTGCGTGAGTCGCTTCATGCACTTCCAGGGGCGCCCGCTCCTCGAAGCGCTCCCCGTCGCGGTCGACGACATCGAGGACTACGACTGGTACGAAGGCGAGGTGCTGGGTGGCACCATCCTCGGCTGGAACTTCGGCGACGGGCACCTGAACGGCGAACAGCTGCTGCGCGCGATCCAGCCCATCTGCGAGTTCGAGCCCGGCGAGCTGCGCGTGATCTCGGTCGAGTCCCAGCCGCTCTTCGGGTCGACGATGCACTGGCGCGTCTACGATGCGGCCGACGACAAGATCGCCGAAGGCCATACGAAGCTCTCCGACTACACCGAGCACCAGCCCTGGCCGACCGGCGACGTGGCGCGAGCCCTGTCGAACCCGGCGACCTAG
- a CDS encoding alpha/beta hydrolase — MARFFLRFGVGLALLAVIGFGITYSWTFTPHGRLDYAAALIAKLAASQDRPLVMTPEARARSNAATRDLLPRFDTPPLASVEDREIPGPGGEPLVVRIYTPDAPGPLPLYLNLHGGGFWMGNEYVFDAPNRSFAAQAEVILVSPDYRLAPQHPYPAAVDDGYATLLWMHANAEALGGDAARIAIGGASAGGNLAAALALRARDQGGPDLAFQYLNVPVTDLVGDEPWPSFAEAGDDYLLKVSQLPVMLEAYVPDPAERSHPYVSPLWATNLRGLPPALIVTAHFDPLRDQGEAYAQKLEAAGVPVTLHREPGAIHGFLGSPERMRRLQAMAARAVSAALRR; from the coding sequence ATGGCCCGTTTCTTTCTTCGTTTCGGTGTCGGCCTCGCGCTGCTCGCGGTCATCGGCTTCGGCATCACCTACAGCTGGACCTTCACGCCGCACGGTCGGCTCGACTACGCGGCAGCGTTGATCGCGAAGCTCGCAGCGTCCCAGGACCGGCCGCTCGTGATGACGCCCGAGGCCCGCGCGCGATCGAACGCCGCGACCCGAGACCTGCTGCCCCGCTTCGACACGCCCCCGCTCGCTTCGGTAGAGGACCGCGAGATTCCCGGCCCGGGCGGCGAGCCTCTGGTCGTACGCATCTATACGCCCGACGCACCCGGGCCCCTGCCGCTCTATCTGAACCTCCACGGCGGCGGCTTCTGGATGGGCAACGAGTACGTCTTCGATGCGCCCAACCGCTCCTTTGCTGCGCAGGCCGAAGTGATCCTCGTGTCGCCCGACTACCGGCTGGCGCCCCAGCATCCCTATCCGGCCGCCGTCGACGACGGCTACGCGACACTCTTGTGGATGCACGCGAACGCCGAGGCCCTGGGTGGCGACGCCGCGCGCATCGCCATCGGGGGCGCGAGCGCCGGCGGGAATCTGGCCGCCGCGCTGGCGTTGCGTGCCCGCGATCAAGGCGGGCCCGACCTCGCGTTCCAGTACCTGAACGTCCCGGTCACGGATCTCGTCGGCGACGAGCCCTGGCCGTCCTTTGCCGAGGCGGGCGACGACTACCTGCTCAAGGTGTCCCAGCTGCCGGTCATGCTCGAGGCCTACGTGCCCGACCCGGCCGAGCGCTCCCACCCCTACGTCAGCCCGCTCTGGGCGACGAACCTGCGCGGCTTGCCGCCCGCGCTGATCGTCACCGCCCACTTCGATCCGCTGCGCGACCAGGGCGAGGCGTACGCGCAGAAGCTCGAGGCCGCCGGCGTTCCGGTCACGCTCCACCGGGAGCCCGGAGCCATCCACGGTTTCCTGGGCTCCCCCGAACGCATGCGCCGCCTGCAGGCGATGGCCGCGCGGGCGGTGAGCGCGGCGCTCCGGCGCTGA
- a CDS encoding SBBP repeat-containing protein codes for MRSFPVLPSIVPFTRFAVVGVVALFASLAFAAEAEVPRALPTPDLFFETNLGQYERDIAYVARGTGYRVVFDAAGARYLVGDAANPHSLRVVTAGGNAPEAIVPSELSPTRTHYFFGEDPSRWVAGAPTWSRLTLPSVYPGIDMVYRAEGPRAEYDFVVAPGADPKRIALAFEGAEAVSIDGEGRLAIHVGGGVLWTAPPVAYQEDGSDRTPVAVAFRRADGDRVGFEVGDYDPSRTLVIDPVVLEYSTRLGGSGTDVATGLAVGSDGSIYVSGRTTSTNFLGTSMMGAGMNDLFVTRLSADGSTALYITYFGGAMSEFPLDLAVNAAGDAFVVLQTDSAITLPNAFDGMVNGMDYLVARFNGAGVLTYGSYYGGAGTDGAFDDGGIALAPNGDVYITGRTEALPANHFVNAYQSAACTAQCAFVAGFDTTQTGAPSLVYGSYVDGDGDDGGQDIAVDSAGRLYVFGFTASDAGLVDVTQGFQPATNDAADQDNFLLKLDTTLSGAAQRVYSTYIGSPQMEAEPRGSVFVESASAVYVTGATAGVASTTPPYAAGFPVKNALNPTPSLNEDAYLAKIDTTTTGNASLVFSTFLGEGTGHHVVTDSAGNIALASDYPADVAPLAEFAGGAGSFLQLDPTGQTVRTATPVPGAFRVAVDAQDRVYVAGSTSATFPEVNPVAGSPAGGSEVFLGRFEALPLTGATLVVEATASQVGVGDDYAYAITLTNNGSVPITDFTVTGGFPSGLSTLFSSLCFVSVGVLTCEPSDPLAFSGSDAIQPNERLTLFGRATSASTGNRDIASLTATTVPADPDPSDNSDGTNVSIVTTPPTTTALEIADFDAFGISSDIGGFAVDTPTGILATGNGVLDETANFMVFDGSMPVYVQDVYSRGRVAFGFVERTTWTPSNGDAISLLDLDGGFGTRDRVYAQITLVGRGPVANVQLRSGDAFSASVAVPGAETQVGLDPGKPFTITLDTVGQLATVTYDGTTILSANPFSTVLSGGADIADVGDDMVISVGGGRLDLGGALLPEPASAWTSVAGLLVVLGLARWRESRQ; via the coding sequence ATGCGCTCGTTCCCCGTGCTCCCGTCGATCGTCCCGTTCACGCGCTTCGCCGTCGTCGGTGTGGTGGCGCTGTTCGCGTCGCTTGCTTTCGCAGCGGAGGCCGAGGTTCCGCGCGCGCTGCCCACGCCCGACCTGTTCTTCGAAACCAACCTCGGACAGTACGAGCGCGACATTGCCTACGTCGCGCGGGGCACGGGCTACCGCGTGGTCTTCGACGCTGCCGGCGCGCGCTATCTCGTTGGCGACGCCGCCAACCCGCACAGCTTGCGCGTCGTCACCGCCGGCGGAAACGCGCCCGAAGCGATCGTGCCGAGTGAACTTTCGCCCACGCGCACCCACTACTTCTTCGGCGAAGACCCGTCGCGCTGGGTCGCGGGGGCCCCGACCTGGTCGCGGCTTACGCTGCCTTCGGTCTACCCCGGGATCGACATGGTCTATCGCGCCGAGGGACCGCGCGCGGAGTACGACTTCGTGGTCGCGCCCGGCGCAGACCCGAAACGGATCGCACTCGCCTTCGAGGGGGCGGAAGCCGTGTCGATCGACGGCGAGGGCCGACTCGCGATCCACGTGGGGGGCGGCGTGCTCTGGACCGCACCGCCGGTGGCCTACCAGGAAGACGGCTCGGATCGCACGCCCGTCGCCGTGGCGTTCCGGCGCGCGGACGGCGATCGCGTCGGCTTCGAGGTCGGCGACTACGACCCGAGCCGAACCCTCGTGATCGATCCCGTCGTGCTCGAGTACTCGACGCGACTCGGAGGCTCGGGGACCGACGTCGCCACCGGTCTCGCCGTCGGCAGCGACGGCTCGATCTACGTCTCCGGTCGCACGACGTCCACGAACTTCCTCGGCACCAGCATGATGGGCGCCGGCATGAACGACCTGTTCGTTACGCGCCTTTCCGCCGACGGTTCGACGGCTCTCTACATCACCTACTTCGGCGGCGCGATGTCCGAGTTCCCGCTGGACCTGGCGGTGAACGCGGCGGGTGACGCCTTCGTCGTGCTCCAGACGGATTCCGCGATCACCCTGCCGAACGCCTTCGACGGCATGGTGAACGGCATGGACTACCTCGTCGCGCGCTTCAACGGCGCGGGCGTCCTCACCTACGGGTCCTACTACGGCGGGGCCGGGACCGACGGCGCCTTCGACGACGGCGGCATCGCGCTCGCCCCGAACGGCGACGTCTACATCACGGGGCGGACGGAAGCGCTCCCGGCGAATCACTTCGTGAACGCGTACCAGTCCGCCGCGTGCACGGCTCAGTGCGCCTTCGTCGCGGGCTTCGACACGACCCAGACCGGAGCCCCCTCCCTCGTGTACGGCAGCTACGTCGACGGCGATGGCGATGATGGGGGCCAGGACATCGCGGTCGACAGCGCGGGCCGGCTCTACGTCTTCGGCTTCACCGCGTCGGACGCCGGTCTGGTCGACGTGACCCAGGGCTTCCAGCCCGCCACGAACGACGCCGCCGACCAGGACAACTTCCTCTTGAAGCTCGACACGACCTTGTCGGGTGCGGCCCAGCGCGTCTACTCGACCTACATCGGTTCGCCCCAGATGGAGGCCGAGCCGCGCGGCAGCGTGTTCGTCGAGAGTGCGAGCGCCGTGTACGTCACCGGTGCGACCGCGGGGGTCGCCAGCACCACCCCGCCCTACGCGGCCGGCTTTCCCGTGAAGAACGCTCTCAACCCGACGCCGAGTCTGAACGAGGATGCCTACCTCGCGAAGATCGATACGACCACGACGGGGAACGCATCGCTGGTCTTCTCGACCTTCCTGGGCGAGGGCACGGGCCATCACGTGGTGACCGACAGCGCGGGGAACATCGCACTCGCCAGCGACTACCCGGCGGATGTCGCGCCGCTGGCCGAGTTCGCGGGCGGCGCGGGGAGCTTCCTGCAGCTCGACCCCACCGGACAGACCGTGCGCACGGCGACGCCGGTGCCCGGGGCGTTCCGGGTGGCCGTCGACGCCCAGGACCGCGTCTACGTCGCCGGCTCGACGAGCGCGACCTTCCCCGAGGTGAACCCGGTGGCAGGCAGCCCGGCCGGCGGGAGCGAGGTCTTCCTCGGTCGCTTCGAGGCGCTGCCCCTGACCGGCGCGACCCTCGTAGTGGAGGCGACCGCGAGCCAGGTGGGCGTGGGCGACGACTATGCCTACGCGATCACGCTCACGAACAACGGGTCGGTGCCGATCACCGACTTCACCGTCACCGGCGGTTTCCCGTCCGGACTCTCGACCCTGTTCTCGAGCCTGTGTTTCGTGTCGGTGGGCGTCCTGACGTGTGAGCCCTCGGACCCGCTGGCGTTTTCCGGCAGCGATGCCATCCAGCCCAACGAGCGCCTCACGCTCTTCGGCCGGGCCACGTCGGCATCCACGGGCAACCGCGACATCGCGAGCCTGACCGCCACGACGGTTCCCGCCGACCCGGATCCCTCGGACAACAGCGACGGCACGAACGTGTCGATCGTGACCACGCCTCCTACGACGACCGCGCTCGAGATCGCCGACTTCGACGCCTTCGGGATCTCGTCGGACATCGGCGGCTTCGCGGTCGACACGCCGACGGGCATTTTGGCCACCGGGAACGGCGTCCTCGACGAGACCGCCAACTTCATGGTCTTCGACGGCAGCATGCCGGTCTACGTCCAGGACGTGTATTCGCGCGGCCGGGTCGCCTTCGGCTTCGTCGAGCGCACCACCTGGACCCCGTCGAACGGCGACGCGATCAGCCTGCTCGACCTCGATGGAGGTTTCGGCACCCGCGATCGGGTCTACGCCCAGATCACCCTGGTGGGTCGGGGCCCCGTCGCGAACGTCCAGCTGCGCAGCGGCGACGCCTTCAGCGCAAGCGTGGCGGTCCCGGGCGCCGAGACCCAGGTGGGCCTCGACCCGGGGAAGCCCTTCACGATCACCCTCGACACGGTGGGGCAGCTCGCCACGGTCACCTACGACGGCACCACGATCCTCAGCGCCAACCCGTTCTCGACCGTCCTCTCGGGCGGTGCGGACATCGCCGATGTCGGCGACGACATGGTGATCAGCGTCGGAGGCGGTCGGCTCGACCTGGGCGGCGCGCTGCTGCCCGAGCCCGCATCGGCGTGGACCTCCGTCGCCGGGCTCCTCGTGGTGCTCGGGCTCGCGCGTTGGCGCGAAAGCCGTCAATGA
- a CDS encoding CoA transferase, which produces MAGPLEGVRILDVSEVISGPLAAMMLADQGADVIKVEPPKHGEESRQIASYRAGMAALYANCNHGKRSIGIDLKNPEGLALFQEFVATADVVLQNWRPGAAERLKVGEADLRKIQPDLIYASITGYGDDGPYADRRGYDPIFQALTGYVTAQLNPEIPIPDLVRNAVVDKATSLTMAQAITAALFARERGKGGQHVRVAMLDAGLSFFWPDGMLRHTLIGDDVQNYVVPGERYQVSPTRDGQIILWMGTAAQTRGGLRAVGRADLASSERHRGKAFIEEAHALERAEAMTEGLKKLTSAEAYERLVAEEVPVAPVLEHRDVLRDPQLVHNGSVIEAEHPVYGPYRRARPAARFSVTPTEPANAPALYGEHTDDVLAEFGKDEAARSGLRERGVVPSR; this is translated from the coding sequence ATGGCAGGACCGCTCGAAGGCGTCCGCATCCTCGACGTGAGCGAAGTCATCTCGGGTCCGCTCGCCGCCATGATGCTGGCCGACCAGGGCGCCGACGTCATCAAGGTCGAGCCCCCGAAACACGGCGAAGAGAGCCGCCAGATCGCGAGCTACCGCGCGGGAATGGCCGCGCTCTACGCGAACTGCAACCACGGAAAGCGCTCGATCGGCATCGATCTCAAGAACCCGGAAGGGCTGGCGCTCTTCCAGGAGTTCGTGGCGACCGCCGACGTCGTCCTGCAGAACTGGCGCCCCGGTGCGGCCGAGCGCTTGAAGGTGGGCGAGGCGGACCTCCGCAAGATCCAGCCCGACCTCATCTACGCGTCGATCACGGGGTACGGCGACGACGGTCCCTACGCCGATCGGCGCGGCTACGACCCGATCTTTCAGGCGCTCACCGGCTACGTCACCGCCCAGCTGAACCCCGAGATTCCGATCCCCGATCTGGTGCGCAACGCCGTCGTCGACAAGGCGACTTCGCTCACGATGGCCCAGGCGATCACGGCGGCGCTCTTCGCGCGTGAGCGTGGCAAGGGGGGGCAGCATGTGCGCGTTGCGATGCTCGACGCGGGTCTCTCCTTCTTCTGGCCCGACGGCATGCTGCGACACACCTTGATCGGCGACGACGTCCAGAACTACGTGGTCCCGGGCGAGCGGTACCAGGTCTCCCCGACGCGCGACGGTCAGATCATTCTCTGGATGGGGACCGCTGCGCAGACGCGGGGTGGCCTGCGGGCCGTGGGGCGCGCGGACCTCGCGTCGTCCGAACGCCACCGCGGCAAGGCGTTCATCGAAGAGGCCCATGCCCTGGAACGCGCCGAGGCGATGACAGAAGGCTTGAAGAAGCTCACGTCGGCCGAGGCCTACGAGCGGCTCGTGGCCGAAGAAGTGCCCGTCGCGCCGGTGCTCGAGCACCGCGACGTCCTGCGCGACCCCCAGCTCGTGCACAACGGGTCGGTGATCGAGGCCGAGCATCCGGTCTACGGCCCCTACCGTCGGGCGCGCCCGGCGGCCCGCTTCTCGGTGACGCCGACCGAGCCCGCGAACGCCCCCGCCCTCTACGGCGAACACACCGACGACGTGTTGGCCGAGTTCGGCAAGGACGAAGCGGCACGCAGCGGGCTTCGCGAGCGCGGGGTGGTTCCGTCGCGCTGA
- a CDS encoding nitroreductase family protein — MDLYEAMRTTPATREFTGDPLPQETLVRVLDHARFASSGRNAQPWRVIVVRDAQAKQAIGDLAQGPFKEYVAQLGSGSEPFSASDDGVWRPPAVDLDAARKRDDLPRFEAIDQCAALLVVCADLSKIAFLDGFLERQSLIGGASIYPFVQNLLLGLRSEGFGGVPITFTCREEPALRERLGIPQPWAVACTLAAGKPARTITRLKRKPVSAFACDERFDGPPLEN; from the coding sequence ATGGACCTCTACGAAGCGATGCGAACCACACCCGCCACCCGCGAGTTCACGGGCGACCCGCTCCCGCAGGAGACCCTCGTGCGCGTGCTCGACCACGCCCGCTTCGCGTCGAGCGGCCGCAACGCCCAGCCCTGGCGGGTGATCGTGGTGCGCGACGCGCAGGCGAAGCAGGCGATCGGCGATCTGGCGCAGGGCCCGTTCAAGGAGTACGTCGCGCAGCTCGGCAGTGGGTCCGAGCCGTTCTCTGCGAGCGATGACGGCGTCTGGCGTCCGCCGGCCGTCGACCTGGACGCCGCCCGGAAGCGGGACGATTTGCCCCGCTTCGAGGCGATCGACCAGTGCGCCGCCCTGCTGGTCGTGTGTGCCGATCTCTCGAAGATCGCGTTCCTCGATGGCTTCCTCGAGCGCCAAAGCCTGATCGGCGGCGCGTCGATCTACCCCTTCGTCCAGAACCTGCTGCTCGGCCTGCGCAGCGAGGGGTTCGGTGGGGTCCCGATCACCTTCACCTGCCGCGAAGAGCCCGCCCTTCGCGAACGGCTCGGGATTCCGCAGCCGTGGGCGGTGGCCTGCACCCTCGCGGCCGGGAAGCCGGCGCGCACGATCACCCGCTTGAAGCGCAAGCCGGTGAGTGCCTTCGCCTGCGACGAGCGCTTCGACGGGCCGCCGCTGGAGAACTGA